A window of Komagataella phaffii GS115 chromosome 1, complete sequence contains these coding sequences:
- a CDS encoding Mitochondrial protein kinase: MLRFVNRCVLKPYVRFNSTSVIYNNNTHEDYRLRSALEKITIKLASYPLPQTTLNDLLRFNSKVITKDTDQMILDNANDTLKDMLALTAKRIRELRSLPYICVLNANIGTIYDTYLESLQLLLKFISDIDEDIKLESIQDFTIKDTAHNVQFNKTLTQITDLHADNLEILSKGFEEIAHLRVLKDDRDFLDSHLKERILMRLICNHHVALSEQLISNEKSDLIGVVEKNLDVIEIVNRSFEFVNDMCLLKYDEKISMEIDTVILQDDIRIESHNNDHVNSSPIHFPYISSHLQYIITELLKNSARAHIENHVTKPINVTIVANKPYVCNTVGDCHVSNYLEIRIRDLGKGITPEVFDKIFQYSYTTFVANEGEAYKTLNNSGPNANVISGMGYGMPLSKIYVELFGGDINVQTYLGWGTDVYVKLTGPDMDLVT; the protein is encoded by the coding sequence ATGCTAAGATTTGTCAACCGGTGTGTTTTGAAGCCGTATGTTAGGTTCAATTCGACAAGTGTTATATACAACAACAACACTCATGAAGACTACAGGTTACGCTCTGCTTTGGAGAAAATAACGATCAAATTGGCCTCTTATCCGTTGCCGCAAACAACCTTGAACGATCTGCTAAGGTTCAACAGCAAGGTGATCACTAAAGACACAGACCAGATGATTTTGGATAATGCTAACGATACGCTTAAGGATATGCTCGCCTTGACGGCGAAAAGGATAAGGGAACTGCGTTCTTTGCCGTACATCTGCGTTCTTAATGCAAACATTGGAACTATATATGACACATACTTAGAATCATTGCAATTGCTGCTGAAATTCATATCagatattgatgaagacaTAAAGTTAGAAAGTATTCAAGACTTCACAATCAAGGACACAGCCCATAATGTCCAGTTCAATAAAACTTTAACCCAGATCACCGACTTGCATGCAGATAACTTGGagattctttccaaagGTTTTGAGGAAATTGCCCATTTGAGAGTCTTAAAGGATGACCGTGATTTTTTGGATAGccatttgaaggaaagaatATTAATGAGACTCATATGCAATCACCATGTTGCATTAAGTGAGCAGTTGATCAGTAATGAGAAATCTGATTTGATCGGCGTAGTCGAAAAAAATCttgatgtcattgaaattgtcaataGAAGTTTTGAATTCGTTAATGATATGTGTTTACTAAAGtatgatgaaaaaatctctATGGAGATTGATACTGTCATTCTTCAAGATGATATCAGGATTGAATCCCACAACAATGACCATGTCAATTCCTCACCAATTCATTTCCCTTACATCTCTTCACACTTACAATATATTATTACAGAATTGCTGAAGAACAGTGCCAGGGCTCATATTGAAAATCACGTAACAAAACCAATCAATGTCACTATTGTTGCCAATAAGCCGTATGTTTGCAATACCGTAGGTGACTGTCATGTTTCGAACTACCTTGAGATTCGAATTAGAGATCTGGGCAAAGGTATTACACCAGAAGTGTTTGACAAGATTTTCCAATACTCATATACAACGTTTGTAGCAAATGAGGGTGAAGCCTACAAAACATTGAACAATTCCGGCCCTAATGCTAACGTTATAAGTGGTATGGGATATGGAATGCCTTTGAGTAAAATTTATGTGGAATTATTCGGAGGAGATATAAATGTCCAGACTTATTTAGGTTGGGGTACAGATGTTTACGTCAAGTTGACTGGTCCAGATATGGATTTAGTTACATGA